In one Bacillus thuringiensis genomic region, the following are encoded:
- a CDS encoding glycosyltransferase codes for MTETNESSGVNLKKDMKFSIIIPAHNEEKYIRKCLDSIAKASEAYKEQTEVIVVLNRCTDKTEEIAKSYNCITLKNNDKNLSKIRNAGAKIASGEIIVTIDADTIMTESMLSNVDKYLASGKYIGGGVNGKFERISLGIFLSAMLIIIPLLFKYGAISVGIFWCYRKDFMAINGFNENMLMAEDADFAKRLKEWGKKNNKKFGTIKNGMITSCRRFDTYGDWTLFKNPKVILAYLKGNDRKYADKTYYDNQER; via the coding sequence ATGACTGAGACAAATGAATCTTCAGGAGTCAATTTGAAAAAAGATATGAAGTTTTCTATTATAATTCCTGCACACAATGAAGAAAAGTACATTAGAAAATGTTTAGATTCAATTGCAAAGGCATCAGAGGCATATAAAGAGCAAACGGAAGTTATAGTTGTTTTAAATCGTTGTACAGATAAAACAGAGGAAATAGCAAAATCTTATAATTGTATTACATTGAAAAATAACGATAAAAACTTATCTAAAATTCGAAATGCAGGGGCTAAAATAGCCAGTGGAGAAATAATCGTTACTATAGACGCTGATACGATAATGACAGAGTCTATGTTGTCTAATGTAGATAAATATTTAGCTTCAGGTAAATACATTGGTGGTGGGGTGAATGGGAAGTTTGAAAGAATATCTTTAGGAATATTTCTCTCCGCAATGTTAATCATAATCCCTTTACTTTTTAAGTACGGAGCTATATCTGTAGGGATTTTTTGGTGCTATAGAAAAGACTTTATGGCAATCAATGGATTTAATGAAAACATGCTTATGGCAGAAGATGCAGATTTCGCAAAACGTTTAAAAGAGTGGGGAAAGAAAAATAATAAGAAATTCGGTACTATTAAAAATGGAATGATAACTTCATGCAGAAGATTTGATACATATGGAGACTGGACTTTATTTAAAAATCCAAAAGTAATTTTAGCTTATCTAAAAGGAAATGATAGAAAATACGCAGATAAGACATATTATGATAACCAAGAAAGATAA